In Bacteroidales bacterium, a single genomic region encodes these proteins:
- a CDS encoding glucose-6-phosphate isomerase: MENININLKNTANFISMEEIVAHAQLSVRHLDTLNAGTGPGNDFLGWLTLPDDIVPQLDKIEKTVKHLKSVSDTTIVIGIGGSYLGSRAVIEALSHSFAPLVKSKHHDVIFAGQNICEDYLSDLLEILDGRNYSIVVISKSGTTTEPAIAFRILKDHLEKKIGKLEASLRIIAITDAKKGALRSLAETNGYETFVIPDNIGGRYSVLTPVGLIPIGLAGFDIRKLVAGAKSMEQITRNNKHAESNPALLYASARNLLLQTGKSIEIMVGFTPKLHFMSEWWKQLYGESEGKDGKGIFPASVDLTTDLHSMGQYIQDGQRILFETILSVKTPSKKLTVPQEKDDSDQLNYLAGKRLSEVNHNAEIGTTMAHNDGNVPIITIIIPALNEHYLGQTMYFFEIACAISGYILDVNPFDQPGVEAYKSNMFALLNKPGFEEAGKKLKERLS, translated from the coding sequence ATGGAAAATATAAACATCAATCTTAAGAACACCGCCAATTTTATCTCTATGGAAGAGATTGTTGCGCATGCACAACTGTCAGTAAGGCACCTCGATACACTTAATGCCGGTACTGGGCCAGGAAATGACTTCCTGGGATGGCTTACCCTTCCTGATGATATTGTACCGCAACTTGATAAAATAGAAAAAACTGTAAAACACCTCAAATCCGTTTCCGATACTACAATAGTTATCGGCATTGGCGGATCATACCTTGGTTCAAGGGCAGTAATCGAAGCTCTCTCACACAGCTTCGCTCCTCTTGTCAAATCAAAACATCATGATGTGATTTTTGCAGGGCAGAACATATGCGAGGATTATCTGTCAGACCTGCTTGAGATCCTTGACGGAAGAAATTACTCAATTGTAGTAATCTCAAAATCAGGTACCACAACAGAACCTGCAATAGCCTTCAGAATTCTCAAGGATCACCTCGAGAAGAAAATCGGAAAGCTGGAAGCATCACTCAGAATAATCGCAATAACTGATGCAAAGAAAGGTGCACTCAGATCACTTGCTGAAACAAACGGTTATGAGACTTTTGTAATTCCCGATAATATCGGCGGCAGGTATTCTGTTCTTACTCCTGTCGGACTTATTCCTATCGGGCTTGCCGGCTTTGATATCCGGAAACTGGTTGCCGGAGCTAAATCAATGGAGCAGATAACAAGAAACAATAAACATGCAGAATCTAATCCTGCACTGCTCTATGCGTCGGCAAGAAATCTTCTTCTTCAGACAGGTAAATCGATAGAGATAATGGTTGGATTTACACCAAAGCTTCATTTCATGTCGGAATGGTGGAAACAATTATATGGTGAGAGCGAAGGAAAAGACGGAAAAGGAATATTCCCTGCTTCAGTAGATCTGACTACCGACCTGCACTCTATGGGACAATACATTCAGGATGGCCAAAGGATACTTTTTGAAACAATATTATCTGTAAAAACTCCTTCTAAAAAATTGACAGTTCCACAGGAAAAAGATGACTCCGATCAGCTGAATTACCTTGCCGGGAAAAGGCTTTCTGAAGTTAACCACAATGCTGAAATCGGAACTACCATGGCACATAACGACGGAAATGTTCCGATAATCACAATCATTATTCCTGCCCTGAATGAACATTACCTGGGCCAGACAATGTATTTCTTTGAAATTGCCTGTGCGATAAGTGGTTATAT
- a CDS encoding DUF2807 domain-containing protein, giving the protein MKSLRVLTLTIAALSIVACSQAQMRPNVRGNGDVVTKERKTESFTGVKVSSGIDVYLKQGDNESMSVEADENLHEYIITEVRGGVLNVYTDANIREAERKRVYVTMKEVNSLRTTSAGDVVGQTPVKTDRLELSASSAGDIKLEVYAREIDVNISSSGDITLTGEAEKLSGDLSSAGDLNAYDLLVKEADLSASSAGNADINVSERIRARASSAGDINYSGNPKYVDAHSSSAGSIRKR; this is encoded by the coding sequence ATGAAAAGTCTGAGAGTTTTAACACTGACAATCGCAGCCCTTAGCATTGTAGCATGCAGCCAGGCACAAATGAGACCTAATGTACGCGGAAACGGGGATGTAGTTACAAAAGAAAGAAAAACTGAATCATTTACAGGAGTAAAAGTAAGTTCAGGAATAGATGTTTATCTGAAACAGGGAGATAATGAATCAATGTCCGTTGAAGCAGATGAAAATCTTCATGAGTATATTATTACTGAAGTGAGAGGCGGGGTATTAAATGTTTATACAGATGCCAATATTCGCGAAGCAGAGAGGAAAAGAGTCTATGTAACAATGAAAGAGGTGAATTCCCTCAGGACAACTAGTGCAGGTGATGTTGTAGGGCAGACTCCGGTTAAAACTGACAGGCTTGAGCTATCGGCCAGCAGTGCAGGAGATATTAAACTTGAGGTATATGCCAGAGAGATTGATGTCAATATCAGCAGTTCGGGAGATATAACCCTTACCGGGGAAGCTGAGAAACTTAGCGGTGATCTCAGCAGCGCGGGAGATCTGAATGCCTATGATCTGCTTGTAAAAGAGGCTGACCTGTCAGCATCCAGTGCAGGAAATGCCGACATCAATGTATCAGAGAGAATCAGGGCAAGAGCTTCAAGTGCAGGGGATATCAATTACTCGGGCAATCCAAAATATGTAGATGCCCACTCATCAAGTGCAGGCAGTATCAGAAAAAGATAA